In a genomic window of Bradyrhizobium ontarionense:
- a CDS encoding bifunctional diguanylate cyclase/phosphodiesterase, whose product MMLCGAFLIALVVCTIALILSHLRDHAIEESKRQLLSTATVLAKQAARDFDAVNLIEASLIEHMQTLAVVSDEVYARAMAGRDIHLMLQDRISGFPHIEAVMLVGADGRVINSSVAWPTPPLNVADREYFQALKAEPALSSKLGRPEKGRRIGASTIPLARKLMGSDGEFLGLVVGTIESEYFEGLYRTLLRGPDESIALLRQDGVMLASHPHVDALTDDSLSGGKLAEITRSGAGVARRLDAVDGSDRLIAAARLAGFPVHLTTSTTVSAALAGWWTEASRLIGLTIVLVVGIGGTGVVVVQYFRKQSIQLDATLNNQSQGVCMYDAHHRLIVCNDRYAEMFNLPAEFKRPGTSLRQILDHQISQGLPLDNGSDGYVGGLMTMVTADKPASIVAELSDGRAVVIVFRPVPGGGFVMTAEDVTEQKRTEKRIAHIAHHDALTGLHNRASFSDYLATTVDEAVRTGGTFAILCLDLDRFKEINDLHGHFVGDELLREAARRLQAVASGAFLARVGGDEFIVVLLGDAQAAAAGELAEQLRTSLGGDIEIAGRQLRIGLSIGIARAPADGNDPTTLLANADIALYRAKADGRNAIRLFEPDMAAQLRDRRELQHDLQSAVGNGELRLDYQPLMRVGGDIVGFEALARWQHPRRGLVPPGVFIPLAEESGLIVAMGEWILRAACREAASWSKELKISVNLSPVQCRNDDIVRLVHEVLIDSGLSPGRLELEITEGVLIDDFSGAVSILRRLKALGVRIALDDFGTGYSSMSYLQAFPFDMIKIDRSFISNLDRAQSKAILSGIIGLARGLELPVTAEGVETQAQLDVLACAGCDFAQGFLIGRPASMKQYAQIVEQAARPDRRSASAGYASTA is encoded by the coding sequence ATGATGCTGTGCGGCGCATTCCTGATTGCGCTCGTCGTATGTACCATCGCCCTCATCCTGTCCCACCTGCGCGATCACGCGATCGAGGAGAGCAAGCGGCAGCTGCTGTCGACCGCGACGGTGCTGGCCAAGCAGGCGGCGCGTGACTTCGATGCCGTCAACCTGATCGAGGCGAGCCTGATCGAGCACATGCAGACGCTCGCGGTCGTTTCCGACGAGGTCTATGCGCGTGCCATGGCGGGCCGCGATATCCATCTCATGCTGCAAGACAGGATCAGCGGCTTCCCGCATATCGAGGCGGTGATGCTGGTCGGGGCCGACGGCAGAGTGATCAATTCGTCCGTGGCGTGGCCCACGCCGCCCCTCAATGTCGCGGATCGCGAGTATTTCCAGGCGCTCAAGGCCGAACCGGCCTTGAGCTCGAAGCTCGGCCGGCCGGAGAAGGGCCGGCGGATCGGCGCCTCGACGATCCCGCTTGCTCGGAAGCTCATGGGATCTGACGGCGAATTCCTGGGTCTCGTGGTCGGCACGATCGAGTCCGAATATTTCGAGGGGCTGTACCGGACGCTGCTCCGTGGCCCCGATGAGTCGATCGCGCTGCTTCGGCAGGACGGCGTGATGCTCGCGAGCCATCCCCATGTCGACGCACTGACCGACGACTCGCTGTCCGGGGGAAAGCTGGCCGAGATCACGCGATCCGGCGCCGGCGTGGCCCGACGGCTCGACGCTGTCGACGGCTCCGACCGGTTGATCGCGGCAGCACGCCTTGCCGGCTTCCCCGTCCACCTGACCACCAGCACGACGGTCTCCGCCGCGCTCGCCGGCTGGTGGACGGAGGCCTCGCGCCTGATCGGCCTCACGATCGTGCTCGTCGTCGGCATCGGCGGCACCGGGGTCGTCGTCGTGCAATATTTCCGCAAGCAGAGCATTCAGCTCGACGCGACGCTGAACAATCAGTCGCAGGGCGTATGCATGTACGACGCCCATCACCGCCTGATCGTCTGCAACGACCGCTACGCGGAGATGTTCAACCTCCCTGCCGAATTCAAAAGACCTGGTACGTCGCTGCGACAGATCCTCGACCACCAGATTTCGCAGGGCCTCCCTCTCGACAACGGCTCCGATGGCTATGTCGGCGGGCTGATGACCATGGTCACGGCCGACAAGCCGGCGAGCATCGTGGCGGAACTCTCCGATGGGCGGGCCGTGGTGATCGTATTCAGGCCGGTCCCGGGCGGCGGCTTCGTGATGACGGCAGAGGACGTCACCGAGCAGAAGCGCACGGAGAAACGGATCGCTCACATTGCGCATCACGATGCGCTGACCGGCCTGCACAACCGCGCGTCGTTCTCCGACTATCTCGCGACGACGGTCGACGAGGCGGTCCGCACCGGCGGCACGTTCGCGATTCTCTGCCTCGATCTCGACCGCTTCAAGGAGATCAACGACCTGCATGGCCACTTCGTCGGCGACGAACTGCTGCGCGAGGCGGCACGTCGCCTGCAGGCGGTCGCGAGCGGCGCCTTCCTGGCGCGGGTCGGCGGCGACGAATTCATCGTGGTTCTGCTCGGCGATGCGCAGGCTGCGGCGGCCGGCGAGTTGGCGGAGCAGCTGCGGACGTCCCTCGGCGGCGACATCGAGATTGCCGGACGGCAGCTGCGGATCGGCTTGAGCATCGGAATTGCGCGCGCGCCGGCCGACGGAAACGACCCGACCACGCTGCTGGCCAATGCCGACATCGCGCTCTACCGCGCCAAGGCCGACGGACGCAACGCGATCCGCTTGTTCGAACCGGATATGGCGGCGCAGTTGCGCGACCGCCGCGAATTGCAGCACGACCTGCAGTCCGCCGTTGGAAATGGCGAGCTGCGGCTCGATTACCAGCCGCTGATGCGCGTCGGCGGCGACATCGTCGGCTTCGAGGCACTGGCCCGCTGGCAGCATCCGCGGCGTGGCCTGGTCCCGCCCGGCGTCTTCATTCCGCTTGCCGAGGAGAGCGGGCTGATCGTCGCCATGGGCGAATGGATCCTGCGCGCGGCGTGCCGCGAGGCCGCATCCTGGTCGAAGGAATTGAAGATCTCGGTCAATCTGTCGCCGGTGCAGTGCCGCAACGACGACATCGTGCGGCTCGTCCACGAGGTCCTGATCGACAGCGGATTGAGCCCGGGACGGCTCGAGCTCGAAATCACCGAGGGCGTGCTGATCGACGACTTCTCCGGCGCCGTCTCCATCCTGCGCAGGCTCAAGGCGCTCGGAGTGCGCATCGCACTCGACGATTTCGGCACCGGCTACTCATCGATGTCCTATCTGCAGGCGTTCCCCTTCGACATGATCAAGATCGACCGCAGCTTCATTTCCAACCTCGACCGCGCACAATCGAAGGCGATCCTGAGCGGCATCATCGGGCTGGCGCGCGGGCTCGAGCTTCCGGTCACCGCGGAAGGCGTGGAGACGCAGGCGCAGCTCGATGTTCTCGCCTGCGCAGGCTGCGATTTCGCCCAGGGCTTCCTGATTGGAAGGCCGGCCTCGATGAAGCAGTACGCGCAGATCGTGGAGCAGGCGGCCCGCCCCGATCGGCGGAGCGCATCGGCGGGCTACGCGTCCACGGCTTGA
- a CDS encoding amino acid ABC transporter substrate-binding protein has product MHVKIILAAAALSIVSQAAIAEELTGTLEKIRSTGTITLGHRESSTPFSYYGDNEKVIGYAMDLCDLAVDAVKARLGLPKLDVKLVPVTPSGRIQSVLSGAIDLECGTTTNNIERQKVVAFSTTYYVAANRFAAKAAAGLRTLDDLKGKIAVSTIGSTNIKQLSELNARRDLNLTILAAKDNGEAFRMLESDRADAFVMDDILLYSRIAESATSGDYTVSEEALSIEPYGIMMRRDDPAFKKVIDDAVATVYRSGEIQKIYAKWFLAPVPPKNVNLNVPMSAPLKHAVEHLIDSGDPEAYRVGNAR; this is encoded by the coding sequence ATGCACGTCAAGATCATCCTGGCCGCGGCCGCGTTGAGCATCGTGAGCCAGGCAGCGATCGCCGAGGAGCTGACCGGCACGCTGGAAAAGATAAGGAGCACCGGCACCATCACGCTGGGACACCGGGAATCATCGACCCCGTTCTCCTACTACGGCGACAACGAGAAGGTCATAGGCTATGCCATGGACCTCTGCGACCTGGCCGTCGACGCGGTGAAGGCGCGGCTCGGCCTGCCGAAGCTCGACGTCAAACTCGTGCCCGTCACCCCTTCGGGCCGGATCCAGTCGGTCTTGAGCGGGGCCATCGATCTCGAATGCGGAACGACCACCAACAACATCGAGCGGCAAAAGGTGGTGGCGTTCTCGACGACCTATTACGTGGCCGCGAATCGTTTCGCGGCCAAGGCGGCAGCCGGACTGCGGACGCTGGACGACCTCAAGGGCAAGATCGCCGTGTCCACCATCGGCTCCACCAATATCAAACAGCTCAGTGAGCTCAACGCGCGCCGCGACCTCAATCTCACCATTCTGGCCGCCAAGGACAACGGGGAGGCGTTCCGGATGCTGGAATCCGATCGCGCCGACGCTTTCGTGATGGATGATATCCTGCTCTACAGCCGGATCGCCGAGTCGGCGACGTCCGGCGACTACACCGTGTCGGAGGAGGCGTTGTCGATCGAGCCGTACGGCATCATGATGCGCCGCGACGATCCGGCCTTCAAGAAGGTGATCGATGATGCGGTCGCGACCGTCTATCGCAGCGGAGAAATCCAGAAGATCTATGCCAAGTGGTTCCTGGCTCCGGTTCCGCCGAAGAATGTCAATCTCAACGTTCCGATGAGCGCGCCCCTCAAGCATGCGGTCGAGCATCTGATCGATAGTGGCGATCCCGAAGCGTATCGCGTGGGAAACGCACGATGA
- a CDS encoding GSCFA domain-containing protein — protein sequence MSTTALDNHTQFQSIVGQIRTLAYKYIEDKDFVSAQLAFQKLLELDPKDINARFIYAQLIDDGSHKKRAEARDMMLAILDEHPEIFDDPSEGNLHLIRSAAVRCSHVGPFTRSMELFRKLARASNQAADYFSLSEILTQGNEFEEAVAALEKAIKLNPAYDNPINRETLELARSNAKKGKVKEAKGRAKVGRYPETKDFLGDLQTLITSHIAVNLNAAPKFLDKSTRFFTMGSCFARNLSKSLTDSGYASHHMEISEYINTTFANRVFVDWLRDADIDPEIRERIVELLPPGSSKENTLDIIKQADVFILTLGVAAAFFDRETGAFVLPRPTALNSRALAEKYKFRTASVQENVDNVLYLIDFVRSISPGIKVIVTVSPVPLLTSFEYESVVQADCLSKSTMRLVAHEVVNNSNLQDIWYWPSFEVFRWGGSNASSFFAADDGAAWHVSEDKVSATVRAFVQTFSPA from the coding sequence ATGAGCACGACTGCCCTCGACAACCACACCCAGTTCCAATCCATCGTCGGCCAGATCAGGACGCTCGCCTACAAATACATCGAGGACAAGGACTTCGTCAGCGCCCAGCTCGCATTCCAGAAGCTGCTCGAGCTCGATCCCAAGGACATCAATGCGCGCTTCATCTATGCACAGCTGATCGACGACGGCTCGCACAAGAAGCGCGCCGAGGCCCGCGACATGATGCTCGCGATCCTCGACGAGCATCCGGAAATCTTCGACGATCCCAGCGAAGGCAATCTCCATCTCATTCGTAGCGCGGCGGTGCGCTGCAGCCATGTCGGCCCGTTCACGCGCTCGATGGAGCTGTTCCGCAAGCTCGCCCGTGCCTCCAACCAGGCTGCGGACTATTTCTCGCTCAGCGAAATCCTGACCCAGGGCAACGAGTTCGAGGAGGCGGTCGCCGCGCTCGAAAAGGCGATCAAGCTCAACCCGGCCTACGACAACCCGATCAACCGCGAGACGCTGGAGCTCGCGCGGTCGAACGCCAAGAAGGGCAAGGTCAAGGAAGCCAAGGGGCGAGCCAAGGTCGGCCGCTATCCGGAGACCAAGGACTTCCTGGGCGACCTGCAGACGCTGATCACCAGCCACATCGCGGTCAACCTGAACGCCGCGCCGAAATTCCTCGACAAGAGCACGCGTTTCTTCACGATGGGCTCCTGCTTCGCACGCAACCTCTCCAAGAGCCTCACCGACAGCGGCTACGCCAGCCATCACATGGAAATCTCTGAGTACATCAACACGACGTTCGCCAACCGCGTGTTCGTGGACTGGCTGCGCGATGCTGACATCGATCCCGAGATCCGCGAGCGTATCGTCGAGCTGCTGCCGCCGGGATCGAGCAAGGAGAACACGCTCGATATCATCAAGCAGGCCGATGTCTTCATCCTGACGCTCGGCGTGGCCGCCGCCTTCTTCGATCGCGAGACCGGCGCCTTCGTGCTGCCGCGGCCGACCGCGCTGAACTCCAGGGCGCTGGCGGAGAAGTACAAGTTCCGCACCGCAAGCGTGCAGGAGAACGTCGACAATGTGCTCTATCTGATCGACTTCGTCAGGAGCATCTCGCCCGGCATCAAGGTGATCGTCACCGTTTCGCCGGTGCCGCTGCTCACCTCGTTCGAGTATGAATCGGTGGTCCAGGCCGACTGCCTGTCGAAGAGCACGATGCGGCTGGTCGCCCACGAGGTCGTCAACAATTCGAACCTTCAGGACATCTGGTACTGGCCGTCGTTCGAGGTGTTCCGCTGGGGCGGCTCCAATGCCTCTAGCTTCTTCGCCGCCGATGACGGCGCCGCCTGGCATGTCTCGGAGGACAAGGTGTCGGCCACGGTGCGCGCCTTCGTCCAGACCTTCTCGCCGGCCTGA
- a CDS encoding polysaccharide deacetylase family protein, whose amino-acid sequence MRNALGLLLATVVAALAITGVWYYVSKPNAAKAAAQIAAARSSEPAAAPANRLATKSTAKDDVEYTGTVTAKPTMPPPAPTPKSTCANPDALGISRTVVVDTTGGPGFGLDHFKQFDFLADREVVLTFDDGPWPGNTPAVLKALADECTTGIFFSIGKHATYHPEILRQVLAAGHVVGVHTWSHANLNGKKMTDQSAKEELEKGFSAVKFALGTNPAPFFRFPQLQHRPSAVAYLGERNVAMFSCDVDSFDFRSKDADQVVNTVMTGLDKKGKGIILMHDFQKNTALALPTLLRRLKAGGYKVVAMKPKGTLDTLPEYDAMIGQDPKLPTTMTNARPISSVIQTISQ is encoded by the coding sequence ATGCGTAATGCGTTAGGCTTGCTGTTGGCCACCGTCGTCGCGGCGCTGGCGATCACCGGTGTGTGGTACTATGTGTCGAAGCCCAACGCCGCCAAGGCCGCGGCGCAGATCGCGGCGGCCCGGTCGTCCGAGCCGGCAGCTGCGCCCGCCAACAGGTTGGCGACCAAGAGCACCGCCAAGGACGACGTCGAGTATACCGGCACCGTCACGGCCAAGCCGACAATGCCGCCTCCGGCGCCGACGCCGAAATCGACCTGCGCCAATCCGGATGCGCTCGGCATCTCCCGCACCGTCGTGGTCGACACCACCGGCGGCCCCGGCTTCGGCCTCGACCATTTCAAGCAGTTCGACTTCCTCGCCGACCGCGAGGTGGTGTTGACGTTCGACGACGGCCCGTGGCCGGGCAACACGCCGGCCGTGCTGAAGGCGCTGGCCGACGAATGCACCACCGGCATCTTCTTCTCGATCGGCAAGCACGCGACCTATCATCCGGAGATTCTGCGCCAGGTGCTGGCGGCAGGGCACGTCGTCGGCGTGCACACCTGGTCGCACGCCAATCTCAACGGCAAGAAGATGACCGATCAGTCGGCGAAAGAGGAGCTCGAGAAGGGCTTCAGCGCGGTCAAGTTCGCGCTCGGCACCAACCCGGCGCCGTTCTTCCGCTTCCCGCAGCTGCAGCACCGCCCGTCCGCCGTCGCCTATCTCGGCGAGCGCAACGTCGCGATGTTCTCCTGCGACGTCGACAGCTTCGACTTCCGCTCCAAGGATGCCGATCAGGTCGTCAACACGGTGATGACCGGGCTCGACAAGAAGGGCAAGGGCATCATCCTGATGCACGACTTCCAGAAGAATACGGCGCTGGCGCTGCCGACCCTGCTGCGGCGGCTCAAGGCCGGCGGCTACAAGGTCGTTGCAATGAAGCCGAAGGGCACGCTCGATACGCTGCCGGAATATGACGCGATGATCGGGCAGGACCCGAAGCTGCCGACGACCATGACCAATGCGCGGCCGATCTCCAGCGTGATCCAGACCATCTCGCAGTGA
- a CDS encoding cysteine rich repeat-containing protein, whose amino-acid sequence MSRILVVIPLVLMASAASAQQQPGQDACARDVSRHCRAVMGNGDQAVLACLKEHRAKLSKACEKVLTEHGQ is encoded by the coding sequence ATGAGCAGAATCTTGGTGGTCATTCCTTTGGTCCTGATGGCGTCGGCGGCGTCAGCCCAGCAGCAGCCCGGCCAGGATGCCTGTGCGCGCGACGTGTCACGGCATTGCCGAGCCGTGATGGGTAACGGCGACCAAGCGGTACTGGCCTGCCTCAAGGAGCATCGCGCCAAGCTGTCCAAGGCCTGCGAGAAGGTGCTGACCGAGCACGGCCAGTAA
- a CDS encoding MFS transporter — MNAPQKRELFAAEGIAAPLRHAVFRRIWLASLLSNFGLLIQAVGAAWAMTQMTSSADKVALVQTALMLPVMFISMPAGAIADMYDRRIVALVALVVALGGATTLTALAWFGLVTPERLLALCFVIGSGMALMGPAWQSSVSEQVPPETLPAAVALNGISYNIARSFGPAIGGVVVAAAGAVAAFAANALLYLPLLAALFLWRRVVEPSRLPREPLNRAIVSGVRYIIHSPSIRIVLIRTLVTGIIGGSISALMPLVARDLLHGGAQTYGIMLGAFGMGAVVGALNIGEIRKRLSGEAAIRACALTLGAATAAVALSTEPVLTAAALVVAGAVWMLAVALFNIGVQLSAPRWVGGRALAAFQAAISGGIAIGSWGWGRLTDAAGVEVALLVSGALMMASPLLGLWLRMPPVGARNEDGETLADPEVQLELTPRSGPLVVEIEYRVTEDRARAFHDLMQEVQLSRQRNGAYGWSIARDIADPELWTERYHCPTWIDYLRQRNRSTRAERELHQRAIDFHIGSDPVRIRRMLERPFGSVRAKDDIDRTAEQAPAVATGTRSGP; from the coding sequence ATGAATGCGCCGCAAAAACGTGAGCTGTTCGCGGCCGAGGGCATTGCCGCGCCGCTGCGACACGCGGTGTTCCGCCGCATCTGGCTGGCGAGCCTGTTGTCCAATTTCGGACTCCTGATCCAGGCGGTCGGCGCCGCCTGGGCGATGACGCAGATGACGTCGTCGGCCGACAAGGTGGCGCTGGTGCAGACCGCGCTGATGCTGCCGGTGATGTTCATCTCGATGCCGGCCGGAGCCATCGCCGACATGTACGACCGGCGCATCGTTGCGCTGGTCGCGCTCGTCGTTGCCTTGGGCGGTGCCACGACCCTGACGGCGCTGGCGTGGTTCGGGCTCGTCACCCCGGAGCGTCTGTTGGCGCTGTGCTTCGTGATCGGCAGCGGCATGGCGCTGATGGGCCCGGCCTGGCAATCCTCGGTCAGCGAGCAGGTGCCGCCGGAAACACTGCCGGCCGCAGTCGCCTTGAACGGCATCAGCTACAACATCGCGCGCAGCTTCGGCCCGGCGATCGGCGGCGTCGTCGTTGCTGCCGCTGGTGCGGTCGCGGCATTCGCCGCCAATGCGCTGCTGTATCTGCCGCTGCTGGCGGCGCTGTTCCTGTGGCGGCGCGTGGTCGAGCCCAGCCGCCTGCCGCGCGAGCCGCTCAACCGCGCCATCGTCTCGGGCGTCCGCTACATCATCCATTCGCCGTCGATCCGGATCGTGCTGATCCGCACGCTCGTCACCGGCATCATCGGCGGCTCGATCTCGGCGCTGATGCCGCTCGTCGCACGCGACCTGTTGCATGGCGGCGCGCAGACCTACGGCATCATGCTCGGTGCGTTCGGCATGGGCGCCGTGGTCGGCGCGCTCAACATCGGCGAGATCAGGAAGCGGCTGTCCGGCGAGGCCGCGATCCGCGCCTGCGCGCTCACCTTGGGCGCCGCGACGGCGGCGGTGGCGCTGAGCACCGAGCCGGTGTTGACCGCGGCCGCGCTGGTCGTGGCCGGTGCGGTGTGGATGCTCGCGGTCGCGCTATTCAACATTGGCGTGCAGCTGTCGGCGCCGCGCTGGGTGGGTGGCCGCGCGCTCGCCGCCTTCCAGGCCGCGATTTCCGGCGGCATTGCGATCGGCAGCTGGGGCTGGGGCCGTCTCACCGACGCCGCCGGCGTCGAGGTCGCCCTGCTCGTCTCGGGCGCCTTGATGATGGCCTCGCCCCTGCTCGGCCTGTGGCTGCGGATGCCGCCGGTCGGCGCCCGCAACGAGGACGGCGAGACGCTGGCCGATCCGGAGGTGCAGCTCGAGCTGACGCCACGCTCAGGTCCGCTGGTGGTCGAGATCGAGTACCGCGTCACTGAGGACCGCGCCCGCGCCTTCCATGATCTGATGCAGGAGGTGCAGCTCAGCCGCCAGCGCAACGGCGCCTATGGCTGGTCGATCGCCCGCGACATCGCCGATCCCGAACTCTGGACCGAGCGCTATCACTGTCCGACCTGGATCGACTATCTGCGCCAGCGCAACCGCTCGACGCGCGCCGAGCGCGAGCTGCACCAGCGAGCGATCGATTTCCACATCGGCTCGGATCCGGTGCGCATCCGCCGCATGCTGGAGCGGCCATTCGGCTCGGTCCGCGCCAAGGATGACATCGATCGGACCGCGGAGCAGGCGCCGGCCGTTGCGACCGGCACCCGCAGCGGGCCTTAG
- a CDS encoding hydrolase — translation MKLTRRNILQGMGTLPLLTSGLTLPVAAQTAAATASAGEIPPILFVHGNGDHAALWMTTLWRMESNGMPRSRLAALNFTDPLARNDDAVAQPNRSSTDDQRRELSEAIKTLKERTGAARVALVGSSRGGYAIRNVIKNGGGTDVSHAVLCGTPNHGVFDWDDSPGSEFNGRGPFLRGLNAGDSEVTEGTAFLTLRSDGFDKYAQADGRLIGKPGVPSGITAEGPALKGATNLVLGALDHREVAFHPRAFREIYKFIAGHEPTQIAIQPEQQVRISGLVTGTPGGAPTNRPVAGASVEIYRVSAETGARNGEPVYRGQTGADGRWGPAEVDPASYLEIVLTSPGAPVTHIYRSPFPRSSEVVHLRAARPLGQADAGAGAIIIMLRPRGYFGLPRDIVLLDGKEPTDIQKGVPTDAATTLRLPAGEMGRTVIGLFNEERIAARLWPASESRIAMIELTN, via the coding sequence ATGAAGCTGACGCGCCGCAACATTCTGCAGGGCATGGGAACCCTGCCCCTGCTCACGAGCGGTCTGACCTTACCTGTCGCAGCGCAAACGGCGGCGGCGACCGCATCGGCGGGCGAAATTCCTCCCATCCTGTTCGTGCACGGCAATGGCGACCACGCGGCGCTCTGGATGACCACGCTGTGGCGGATGGAATCCAACGGCATGCCACGGTCGCGGCTCGCCGCTCTGAATTTCACCGATCCGCTCGCCCGCAACGACGACGCCGTGGCGCAGCCGAACCGCTCATCGACCGACGACCAGCGCCGCGAGCTCTCCGAGGCGATCAAGACGCTGAAGGAACGGACCGGCGCTGCGCGCGTCGCGCTGGTCGGCAGCTCGCGCGGCGGCTATGCGATCCGCAATGTGATCAAGAACGGCGGCGGCACGGATGTCAGCCACGCGGTGCTGTGTGGCACCCCCAATCACGGCGTGTTCGACTGGGACGACAGTCCAGGCAGCGAGTTCAACGGTCGCGGCCCGTTCCTGCGCGGGCTGAATGCCGGCGACAGCGAGGTCACCGAAGGGACCGCCTTCCTCACGCTGCGCAGCGACGGCTTCGACAAATATGCGCAGGCCGACGGCCGCCTGATCGGCAAGCCGGGTGTGCCGAGCGGGATTACCGCAGAAGGGCCCGCCCTGAAGGGCGCCACCAACCTCGTGCTCGGCGCGCTCGACCATCGCGAGGTCGCGTTCCATCCGCGCGCATTCCGCGAGATCTACAAATTCATCGCCGGCCACGAGCCGACGCAGATCGCAATCCAGCCTGAGCAGCAGGTGCGCATCAGCGGCCTGGTGACGGGAACGCCGGGCGGCGCGCCGACCAATCGCCCCGTCGCCGGTGCGAGCGTGGAGATCTATCGCGTCTCCGCCGAGACCGGCGCACGCAATGGCGAGCCGGTGTATCGCGGGCAGACCGGTGCCGACGGACGCTGGGGTCCGGCCGAGGTCGATCCGGCGTCCTATCTCGAGATCGTGCTGACCTCGCCGGGCGCGCCGGTCACGCATATCTACCGCTCGCCGTTCCCGCGCTCGTCGGAGGTCGTGCATCTGCGCGCCGCGCGGCCGCTCGGCCAGGCGGACGCAGGTGCCGGTGCGATCATCATCATGTTGCGGCCGCGCGGCTATTTCGGGCTGCCGCGCGACATCGTGCTGCTCGACGGCAAGGAGCCCACCGACATCCAGAAGGGAGTACCGACCGATGCGGCAACGACATTGCGGCTGCCGGCGGGCGAGATGGGGCGCACCGTCATCGGTCTGTTCAATGAGGAACGCATCGCCGCCCGTCTTTGGCCAGCATCGGAAAGCAGGATTGCGATGATCGAGCTGACTAATTAG
- a CDS encoding cytochrome P450, producing MTTAEVHYLPQVRSPLIPPTPPRAPDSMGAFRRVLMMGENAIATWSQRAYEDEIIRGRFFGSSSYILNTPDTIKHVLVDNWENYARTVGAIRVLRPVLGDGLLIAEGKAWKHQRRTLAPAFTPRAVSGMIPHMVAVTDETVVQLQQQCGQPLDLREIMQRMTLDIAGRTMFSFEMGRHGATLRDFVYEYGARLASPHLLDIVLPLSWPTPRDFARRRFRKRWTDFIAMLMAERRAAGKREDAPPRDLFDLMGAARDPETGAAFTDAQLADEVATMILAGHETTATALFWALYLLALDPANQEQLAQEVRAATDLSDPDGLPFTRAVIDETLRLYPPAFLIARAATGPDRIAEFQVNRGDVVLISPWLLHRHERLWQTPNAFMPDRFMPGAPPPERFAYLPFGAGARVCIGAHFALVEAVLALARLVDAFRIELVDRAPVMPVGVVTTQPDRSPLFRITPR from the coding sequence ATGACCACCGCAGAAGTCCACTATCTGCCTCAAGTCCGATCGCCCCTGATTCCTCCGACGCCGCCGCGCGCGCCCGACAGCATGGGCGCGTTCCGTCGCGTGTTGATGATGGGCGAGAATGCGATCGCGACCTGGAGCCAGCGCGCCTATGAGGACGAGATCATTCGCGGTCGCTTCTTCGGCAGCTCCAGCTACATCCTCAACACGCCTGATACCATCAAGCATGTGCTGGTCGACAATTGGGAGAACTACGCCCGCACCGTCGGCGCCATCCGCGTGCTGCGTCCGGTGCTCGGCGACGGCCTGCTGATCGCCGAGGGCAAGGCGTGGAAGCATCAGCGCCGCACCTTGGCGCCGGCCTTCACGCCGCGCGCCGTGTCCGGCATGATCCCGCATATGGTTGCGGTGACCGACGAGACCGTCGTCCAGCTGCAGCAGCAGTGCGGGCAGCCGCTCGATCTGCGCGAGATCATGCAGCGCATGACGCTCGACATCGCCGGCCGCACCATGTTCTCGTTCGAGATGGGCCGCCACGGCGCCACCCTGCGCGATTTCGTCTACGAGTATGGCGCGCGGCTGGCCAGCCCGCATCTGCTCGACATCGTGCTGCCCTTGTCCTGGCCGACGCCGCGCGATTTCGCGCGCCGACGGTTCCGCAAGCGCTGGACCGATTTCATCGCCATGCTGATGGCCGAGCGCCGCGCGGCCGGCAAGCGCGAGGATGCGCCGCCGCGCGACCTGTTCGACCTGATGGGCGCGGCGCGGGATCCCGAGACCGGCGCGGCGTTCACCGATGCGCAACTCGCCGACGAGGTCGCGACCATGATCCTCGCCGGCCATGAGACCACCGCGACGGCGCTGTTCTGGGCGCTCTATCTGCTTGCGCTCGATCCGGCCAATCAGGAGCAGCTCGCGCAGGAGGTTCGCGCCGCGACGGACCTGAGCGATCCCGACGGGCTGCCGTTCACGCGCGCCGTCATCGACGAAACGCTGAGGCTCTATCCGCCGGCCTTCCTGATCGCGCGCGCCGCGACCGGGCCGGACCGCATCGCAGAGTTCCAGGTGAACCGCGGCGACGTCGTGCTGATCTCGCCCTGGCTGTTGCACCGGCACGAAAGGCTGTGGCAAACGCCCAACGCCTTCATGCCCGATCGCTTCATGCCCGGCGCGCCACCGCCGGAGCGCTTCGCCTACCTGCCATTCGGCGCCGGCGCCCGGGTCTGCATCGGCGCCCATTTCGCCCTGGTCGAGGCCGTGCTGGCACTGGCCCGGCTGGTCGACGCCTTCCGGATCGAGCTCGTCGATCGCGCGCCGGTCATGCCGGTGGGAGTGGTGACGACCCAGCCCGACCGATCGCCTCTGTTCAGGATCACGCCGCGTTGA